The following proteins are co-located in the Candidatus Eisenbacteria bacterium genome:
- a CDS encoding DUF4382 domain-containing protein yields MKNRVFAALAAASCLVWMGCSSDRNGSGRLNGAGTGHVTVHLTDAPGDYDAVNVAITGVSLRREGDDDGWEDLDMEGGMFDLLLLQNGVMTTLALGDVPPGHYDQVRLLLGPGSNVVVDGETHSLTVPSGMSSGLKLKGDFDIVEGENHELILDFDAAKSIHRTGNGKYMMRPVVTLTVGDVVNPPPADTTGSITGRTLPAGATATISAMQGTTTARSTTNDATGAFTLDPLLAGSYDVKIDADTTYRDTTITGVSVAAGQVTELGDIQLQTVVAPAGAARAVAGVRRR; encoded by the coding sequence GTGAAAAACAGAGTCTTCGCGGCCCTGGCCGCCGCATCATGCCTGGTCTGGATGGGCTGTTCATCGGACCGCAATGGCTCGGGTCGCTTGAACGGCGCCGGAACGGGCCACGTCACCGTTCATCTCACCGACGCGCCGGGCGACTACGACGCCGTGAACGTGGCCATCACGGGAGTCTCGCTGCGTCGGGAAGGAGACGATGACGGCTGGGAGGATCTGGACATGGAAGGCGGCATGTTCGACCTCCTCCTGCTGCAGAACGGAGTGATGACGACGCTGGCGCTCGGCGACGTCCCGCCGGGGCACTACGATCAAGTGAGGCTGCTCCTCGGTCCCGGCTCGAACGTGGTTGTCGACGGCGAGACCCATTCACTGACCGTGCCGAGCGGAATGTCCAGCGGTCTCAAGCTCAAGGGTGATTTCGACATCGTCGAAGGAGAGAACCACGAGCTGATCCTGGATTTCGATGCCGCGAAGTCGATCCACCGCACCGGCAACGGCAAGTACATGATGCGGCCGGTGGTGACCCTCACCGTGGGCGACGTGGTGAATCCGCCGCCGGCAGACACCACCGGAAGCATCACCGGCCGGACGCTGCCCGCGGGCGCGACCGCAACGATCAGCGCCATGCAGGGCACCACGACGGCTCGCAGCACCACCAACGACGCCACCGGAGCCTTCACGCTCGACCCGCTGCTGGCGGGCTCGTATGACGTGAAGATCGATGCCGACACGACCTACCGGGACACCACCATCACCGGCGTGTCGGTCGCCGCAGGTCAGGTGACGGAGCTTGGCGACATCCAGCTGCAGACTGTCGTGGCGCCGGCAGGGGCAGCGCGGGCGGTCGCGGGTGTGCGGCGGCGCTGA
- a CDS encoding ATP-binding protein: MSSPQMPRPSGRRPPELTGAFSGMAKLFDPSLERNGLERMLMAAATHAEGPGFARAHLLVWNTDRGVLDGRLSWVADTDRSFDEAIAKARQQASEGTDPLATKQLRALRLSPEDLAGPLARAWNTRRTDHGSHTQGPWGESAAIGVVVLAGPERPYGIVIGEWSSPPDETGLAALESFRAVANAALDVHLQSARSRRRAEHTRALTSFAHAAVSSLNLAELGNRLVRLAAEATDARGAVLWRMGQGDRLEVSSSYGPAGVRDRMGRGLSALAVRCVAAGRPWVIERAVEADMLEPEVAAQVSTVVAVPLVAYGRPLGALAVYDRLAQHPHEGMGFDREDVEALAGLAEQCALAFEQARSDDARRRLEQARRDLLRQLMRSERLAAAGETSTRAARQARNPLASIGAFARRVHRSLAEEDPNREYLEVVIRESDRLERALGEPVEVEIVDGPILRMESVNRLVQDSLQEIGEQLVRRRIRLLKKLSPDLPPLLLDGKRMGRVVDNVLAHALDRVHPGGRVRVETRRVQQFVLVEIATDGVARPGELMADLFVPFSGLEGADTGLAMARQVVWQHGGEVRVRSEAEWNLIFTLTLPIRLNEERRRPGAERRVVRGDRRHHTPAS; encoded by the coding sequence CGAAGCTGTTCGACCCGAGCCTCGAGCGCAACGGCCTCGAGCGCATGCTGATGGCGGCGGCCACGCACGCCGAAGGTCCCGGATTCGCGCGCGCGCACCTGCTGGTGTGGAACACCGATCGCGGTGTGCTCGACGGAAGGCTGTCCTGGGTGGCCGACACGGACCGGAGCTTCGACGAAGCCATTGCCAAGGCCCGGCAGCAGGCGAGTGAAGGCACCGACCCGCTCGCCACCAAGCAGCTTCGCGCGCTGAGATTGTCGCCCGAGGACCTCGCCGGCCCCCTCGCCCGGGCCTGGAACACACGCCGCACCGACCACGGCAGCCACACTCAAGGACCGTGGGGCGAGAGTGCTGCGATCGGCGTGGTCGTGCTCGCCGGTCCGGAGCGGCCCTACGGGATCGTGATTGGTGAATGGTCTTCGCCTCCGGACGAGACGGGCCTGGCGGCGCTCGAGAGCTTTCGGGCGGTGGCCAATGCCGCGCTCGACGTGCACCTGCAATCCGCCCGCTCGCGGCGTCGCGCCGAGCACACGCGCGCGCTCACGAGCTTCGCGCATGCGGCCGTTTCGTCGCTCAACCTGGCGGAGCTGGGCAATCGGCTGGTGCGGCTGGCCGCCGAGGCCACCGATGCGCGCGGTGCGGTGCTGTGGCGCATGGGGCAAGGCGATCGCCTCGAGGTCTCGAGCAGCTACGGACCCGCCGGCGTGCGCGACCGGATGGGACGGGGGCTTTCGGCGCTGGCGGTGCGATGTGTCGCGGCCGGACGGCCATGGGTGATCGAGCGCGCGGTCGAAGCCGACATGCTGGAGCCCGAGGTCGCCGCTCAGGTGTCGACGGTGGTTGCCGTGCCGCTCGTGGCCTACGGGCGGCCGCTCGGCGCGCTCGCGGTCTATGACCGCCTGGCCCAGCATCCGCACGAAGGCATGGGATTCGATCGCGAGGACGTCGAGGCGCTGGCGGGTCTTGCGGAGCAGTGCGCGTTGGCGTTCGAGCAGGCGCGCTCTGACGATGCGCGAAGGCGGCTGGAGCAGGCGCGGCGCGACCTGCTCCGCCAGCTCATGCGCAGCGAGCGCCTCGCTGCCGCCGGCGAGACGTCGACCCGTGCCGCGCGGCAGGCACGCAATCCTCTGGCCTCGATCGGCGCCTTCGCGCGCCGCGTGCATCGCAGCCTGGCCGAGGAGGATCCCAACCGCGAGTACCTCGAAGTGGTGATTCGGGAGAGCGACCGGCTGGAACGCGCGCTCGGCGAGCCGGTCGAGGTCGAGATCGTGGACGGACCCATTCTGAGGATGGAGAGCGTCAATCGCCTGGTCCAGGACTCGCTGCAGGAGATCGGCGAGCAGCTGGTGCGGCGCCGCATTCGCCTGCTCAAGAAGCTCTCACCCGACCTGCCCCCCCTGCTCCTGGATGGCAAGCGCATGGGACGCGTGGTCGACAACGTGCTCGCTCACGCCCTGGACCGCGTGCATCCCGGAGGGCGAGTGCGCGTCGAGACGCGGCGGGTTCAGCAGTTCGTGCTGGTCGAGATCGCGACCGACGGGGTCGCCCGGCCAGGCGAGCTGATGGCGGATCTATTCGTTCCGTTCAGCGGCCTGGAGGGCGCGGATACGGGGCTCGCCATGGCGCGGCAGGTGGTGTGGCAACACGGGGGCGAGGTGCGGGTGAGGAGCGAGGCGGAATGGAACCTGATCTTCACGCTGACCTTGCCGATCCGGCTCAACGAAGAGCGTCGCCGTCCCGGAGCCGAGCGCCGTGTCGTGCGCGGCGATCGCCGGCATCACACGCCGGCATCCTGA